One Argiope bruennichi chromosome 5, qqArgBrue1.1, whole genome shotgun sequence DNA segment encodes these proteins:
- the LOC129969705 gene encoding transcription factor Adf-1-like isoform X2: protein MASDDDEMPSETSKSKFDELKLIQLIKARPAIYDPHHPKHRYRTYIDHLWNEVANEMGASVYDLRNKWHVLRCCFNRAMKETQSGNRRSGKQWHLYNAMLFIKNFLRKRKNSVQTSAENSATLQSQDNIAGNVEFDCEVSPSNSSPSLTKHHLVIFDDGTTQLVPAKRLKTDHFSSPENIMLQSSKSKSMSEDTNELFLRSLLPDMSKLNPSKLRHFKTFVITKLTNLLDEQDAESVTRDLADGLASTYVLESTSVDS, encoded by the exons ACATCCAAATCGAAATTTGACGAACTGAAACTCATCCAACTGATCAAGGCGAGGCCTGCCATCTACGACCCACACCATCCGAAACATAGATACAGGACATACATTGACCACCTGTGGAATGAAGTGGCGAATGAAATGGGAGCCTCAG TGTACGATCTGCGTAACAAGTGGCACGTCTTGCGATGCTGTTTCAACCGGGCCATGAAGGAGACGCAGTCTGGCAACCGGAGGTCGGGCAAACAATGGCACCTCTACAATGCCATGCTCTTCATCAAGAACTTCTTGCGGAAGCGGAA aaattctgtGCAAACCTCAGCTGAGAATTCCGCAACTCTGCAAAGCCAGGACAACATAGCAGGCAATGTCGAATTCGACTGTGAAGTGAGCCCGAGCAACTCTAGCCCATCCCTTACAAAGCATCACTTGGTCATCTTTGATGACGGCACCACCCAGCTAGTGCCAGCCAAACGATTAAAAACTGATCATTTTTCTTCACCAGAAAATATTATGTTGCAATCTTCCAAATCCAAATCTATGTCGGAGGACACCAATGAACTCTTTCTGAGAAGCCTGTTGCCGGACATGTCCAAGCTGAATCCATCCAAACTAAGGCATTTCAAGACATTCGTTATCACCAAGTTGACCAACCTGTTGGATGAACAAGATGCAGAATCTGTTACCAGAGACCTTGCTGACGGTTTAGCGAGTACTTATGTTCTAGAATCCACTTCTGTTGATTCTTGA
- the LOC129969705 gene encoding transcription factor Adf-1-like isoform X1, with product MASDDDEMPSEVIHTSEVLTSKSKFDELKLIQLIKARPAIYDPHHPKHRYRTYIDHLWNEVANEMGASVYDLRNKWHVLRCCFNRAMKETQSGNRRSGKQWHLYNAMLFIKNFLRKRKNSVQTSAENSATLQSQDNIAGNVEFDCEVSPSNSSPSLTKHHLVIFDDGTTQLVPAKRLKTDHFSSPENIMLQSSKSKSMSEDTNELFLRSLLPDMSKLNPSKLRHFKTFVITKLTNLLDEQDAESVTRDLADGLASTYVLESTSVDS from the exons ACATCCAAATCGAAATTTGACGAACTGAAACTCATCCAACTGATCAAGGCGAGGCCTGCCATCTACGACCCACACCATCCGAAACATAGATACAGGACATACATTGACCACCTGTGGAATGAAGTGGCGAATGAAATGGGAGCCTCAG TGTACGATCTGCGTAACAAGTGGCACGTCTTGCGATGCTGTTTCAACCGGGCCATGAAGGAGACGCAGTCTGGCAACCGGAGGTCGGGCAAACAATGGCACCTCTACAATGCCATGCTCTTCATCAAGAACTTCTTGCGGAAGCGGAA aaattctgtGCAAACCTCAGCTGAGAATTCCGCAACTCTGCAAAGCCAGGACAACATAGCAGGCAATGTCGAATTCGACTGTGAAGTGAGCCCGAGCAACTCTAGCCCATCCCTTACAAAGCATCACTTGGTCATCTTTGATGACGGCACCACCCAGCTAGTGCCAGCCAAACGATTAAAAACTGATCATTTTTCTTCACCAGAAAATATTATGTTGCAATCTTCCAAATCCAAATCTATGTCGGAGGACACCAATGAACTCTTTCTGAGAAGCCTGTTGCCGGACATGTCCAAGCTGAATCCATCCAAACTAAGGCATTTCAAGACATTCGTTATCACCAAGTTGACCAACCTGTTGGATGAACAAGATGCAGAATCTGTTACCAGAGACCTTGCTGACGGTTTAGCGAGTACTTATGTTCTAGAATCCACTTCTGTTGATTCTTGA